A single Chryseobacterium sp. DNA region contains:
- a CDS encoding response regulator transcription factor has product MSKKILLIDDELDILEILSYNLEKEGYDIYTATNGNEGIEKAKEIIPDLILLDVMMPEKDGIETCQELRKVKELQKTLIVFLSARSEEFSQLAGFQAGANDYVVKLIKPKILISKVNALLQLTSQVSDNAKLIEIGDLVIDKDNFRVSKSGQQFLLPKKEFDLLYLLASNTEKVFKREEILEKVWGNDVIVGERTIDVHIRRLREKLGINTIQTLKGIGYKLIV; this is encoded by the coding sequence ATGAGCAAAAAAATTCTTTTAATAGACGACGAACTGGACATTTTAGAGATACTGTCTTACAATTTGGAAAAAGAAGGTTACGACATCTATACAGCTACTAATGGTAATGAAGGTATAGAAAAAGCAAAGGAAATCATTCCGGACCTTATTTTACTGGATGTGATGATGCCTGAAAAAGACGGCATTGAAACTTGTCAGGAACTTCGTAAAGTGAAAGAACTTCAAAAAACACTTATCGTTTTCCTTTCCGCAAGAAGTGAAGAGTTTTCACAGCTGGCCGGTTTTCAAGCAGGAGCTAATGATTATGTTGTCAAACTGATCAAACCGAAAATTCTTATCTCCAAAGTAAACGCATTATTACAACTGACTTCTCAGGTTTCAGACAACGCAAAACTGATAGAGATAGGAGATCTGGTAATCGATAAAGATAATTTCAGAGTTTCAAAAAGCGGACAGCAGTTTCTGCTTCCTAAGAAAGAATTTGATCTGCTTTATCTTTTGGCTTCCAATACTGAGAAGGTTTTCAAAAGAGAAGAAATCCTTGAAAAAGTTTGGGGGAATGACGTCATCGTAGGAGAGCGGACTATTGATGTCCATATCCGAAGACTGAGAGAAAAATTGGGAATCAATACCATTCAGACCTTAAAAGGAATTGGATATAAACTGATCGTTTAA